From the genome of Lotus japonicus ecotype B-129 chromosome 6, LjGifu_v1.2, one region includes:
- the LOC130726752 gene encoding lysine histidine transporter 2-like, producing MGHTDEKHNVVDAKQKAIDDWLPVTASREAKWYYSAFHNLTAMVGAGVLSLPYAMAHMGWGPGITILTLSWVITLYTLWQMVEMHEMVPGTRFDRYHELGQYAFGEKLGLYIVVPQQVVVEVGTCIVYMVTGGKSLKKVHDSLCPDCKDIKTSYWIVIFASVNLVLAQCPNLNSISVVSLGAAAMSLTYSTIAWGATIKKGIEPNVDYSIKSHNTADAVFNFFSALGDIAFSFAGHSVVLEIQATMPTSPELPSKKPMWRGVVFAYIGVAFCYLPVAVIGYYMFGNAVDDNILITLERPVWLISAANLFVVIHVIGGYQIFAMPVFDMLETVLVKKAKLPPCLALRIITRSVYVGLTMIIGISVPFFGSLLGFLGGFAFAPASYFLPCIIWLKLKKPKKFSLSWIINWICIILGVLLMTLSPIGAMRNIILSAKDYKFFS from the exons ATGGGTCACACTGATGAAAAACATAACGTTGTTGATGCCAAACAGAAGGCCATTGATGATTGGCTACCGGTTACGGCTTCCAGGGAAGCCAAATGGTACTACTCAGCTTTCCATAATCTCACGGCCATGGTTGGAGCCGGTGTTCTCAGCCTTCCTTATGCCATGGCACATATGGGTTG GGGTCCCGGCATTACTATCCTTACCTTGTCATGGGTGATCACTTTGTACACACTATGGCAAATGGTTGAGATGCACGAAATGGTTCCAGGCACGAGATTTGACAGGTACCATGAGTTAGGGCAGTATGCGTTTGGGGAGAAGTTGGGTCTGTATATCGTGGTTCCTCAACAAGTTGTTGTTGAAGTTGGCACGTGCATCGTGTACATGGTCACTGGAGGAAAGTCACTGAAGAAGGTTCATGATTCTCTTTGTCCTGATTGCAAAGACATCAAGACTTCATATTGGATAGTCATCTTTGCCTCAGTGAATCTCGTTCTTGCCCAGTGCCCAAACTTGAACTCCATTTCTGTTGTCTCTCTTGGCGCAGCCGCCATGTCCCTCAC GTACTCAACTATCGCTTGGGGTGCTACTATTAAAAAAGGGATTGAACCGAATGTAGACTACAGTATTAAATCGCACAATACCGCTGATGCCGTATTCAACTTTTTTTCTGCATTGGGAGATATTGCATTTTCCTTTGCAGGTCACAGTGTGGTTCTAGAAATTCAAGCAACAATGCCTACATCGCCAGAGCTTCCTTCCAAGAAACCCATGTGGAGGGGAGTTGTTTTTGCCTACATCGGAGTTGCCTTCTGCTACCTCCCTGTTGCTGTGATCGGATACTACATGTTTGGAAATGCGGTTGATGATAACATCCTCATCACACTAGAGCGCCCTGTTTGGCTCATTTCTGCAGCTAACCTTTTTGTCGTTATCCATGTTATTGGAGGTTACCAA ATATTTGCAATGCCAGTGTTTGATATGCTCGAAACCGTCTTGGTTAAGAAAGCAAAGCTTCCACCTTGCCTTGCACTTCGAATAATAACCCGAAGTGTTTATGTTG GCTTGACAATGATTATTGGCATAAGCGTCCCTTTCTTTGGTTCTCTTCTTGGATTTCTTGGAGGATTTGCCTTTGCCCCTGCATCATACTTC CTTCCTTGTATCATATGGCTTAAACTCAAAAAACCCAAGAAATTTAGTTTGTCTTGGATTATAAATTGG ATTTGCATTATTCTTGGTGTATTGTTGATGACATTATCTCCGATCGGTGCAATGAGGAATATTATCCTATCTGCGAAGGACTACAagttcttttcataa